One segment of Acropora muricata isolate sample 2 chromosome 8, ASM3666990v1, whole genome shotgun sequence DNA contains the following:
- the LOC136925837 gene encoding uncharacterized protein: MGVPSLSQELNFKGHKTEIQAVNCLPMDHIATVTSVIWLLRISSLLLNGQTTAITLPKSLNDSETTTLSVATTAPPYTGCKVNEVNSPPSQHCQNWCGEQIMNAYSSACDNTQKRKKRGMRRLSQIGMDRKEASKFLKASSYRSKFSRVKRSTDIVEECCYEGCVSEEVHEYC, translated from the exons ATGGGTGTGCCTTCTCTTTCCCAAGAACTGAACTTCAAGGGACACAAGACTGAG ATTCAAGCGGTCAATTGTCTCCCTATGGATCATATAGCAACTGTAACTAGCGTCATTTGGTTGTTACGCATTTCGTCATTGCTTCTTAATGGACAAACGACCGCCATAACGTTGCCTAAAAGTTTGAACGATAGCGAAACAACCACTTTGTCGGTTGCAACAACTGCGCCTCCTTACACAGGCTGTAAAGTCAACGAAGTGAATTCACCACCCTCCCAACACTGCCAAAATTGGTGCGGAGAACAAATTATGAACGCATACAGCTCTGCATGTGACAATACACAGAAACGGAAAAAAAGAG GAATGCGGCGTCTATCTCAAATAGGCATGGACAGGAAGGAAGCTTCAAAATTTCTTAAAGCTTCATCTTACCGTTCAAAATTTTCTCGAGTTAAACGCTCAACTGATATTGTTGAGGAGTGCTGTTACGAAGGTTGTGTCTCAGAAGAAGTTCATGAGTACTGTTAG